A region of the Geomonas subterranea genome:
CGACTGCAGCTCTTTTATGTTCAGCACCTGCCCGAAGATGTTCTTGCGTCCCTCCGCCGCCCACTCGTCCGCCACTTCCCCCATGGTCGAGGATGGGGTGATCGGATAGATGGCCGCCGTCTCGCTCAGCGCATAGGCGACATGCGCCGCTGCCGTGTTGCCGTCCATCGTTTTCCTGGTTGCGCTCATGTGAACAGTCCCCCTTGTCCAGAGATGGCCACGCCCGCCTGGTGGTCCTGTCCGCAATAATGGGGACGCAGAGAGGGTGGCAATAATGAAGTTTAATATGTTACCACTAATTTATTGGAAGGGAAGGGCCAAGCGGGGCCAAGCGGGGCCAAGCGGGGCCAAGCGGGGCCAAGCGGGGCCAAGCGGGATCAAGCGGGATCAAGCGGGATCAAGCGGGATCAAGCGGGATCAAGCGGGATCAAGCGGGATCAAGCGGGATCAAGCGGGATCAAGCGGGATCAAGCGGGATCAAGCGGGATGGATAGCTGGGGGACCGGTGTGCCGGGACGATTCACCGTGGCGCCAGTTCCTGGGGCGGGGTCAGAGAGAACCTGTGGAAGATCCCTTCGATGAGGTCTGAGAGGGTCGGGTCGAGGCTGCGGTTCTTCTCCATGACCAGGCGTCGCGGCCGCGCCGGAGCGAACCCCTCGACGCGGTGGCTGACCAGGGAGCCGTCGGCCAGGTGCGCGGCGACGACGCTGCGGGAAATGAAGGTCACCCCCTCGCCGGCCTGCACCGCCTTGATGATGAAGGGGATGTCGTCGAAGTAGACCGTGTTGCGGAACTCCACCGCGTCGCGGCCAATCCCCTGCATGCTCTTCTCCAGGAAACGCCGGGCGCAGCAGCCGGATTTCTTGCAGTACAGGCGCTGGCCGAGCATGGTTTCCACATCGACGACCTTGGCCTCGATGCCGAAGCCGGGCCTGCTCACGAATACCATCTCGTCGTCGGGCAGCGGGTAGGCCGCGAACTCGTCGAGATTCAGATCCTCGCAGAATTCGATCAGCACCAGGTCGTACAGCTTTTCCTTTAGCCCCTTCAGGGCCCCCTCGGGCATATCGAAGACGAAGCTCAGTTGGCTGGTCTCGGAGTTACGCGACATGAAGCGGGTGAAGATGTCCGGGAGATAGGAGATGCCGAAGGGGGCGGTGCAGCAGAAGGAGATCTTGCGCTTGCGCGCAAGCATCTGAAGGTCGTGGAGGAATTCCTGTTCCATCTTCAGCACCTGCCGAGCCTTCTCGACAAGCAGGTGTCCGGCGTCGGTCGGTTTCAGCGCGAGGCCGGAGCGGTCCAAAAGTAGTTGGCCGTAGTGATCCTCGAGGATCTTTATCCTCCGGGAAACGGCGGACTGCGTCACACAGAGGATCTCGGCCGCCTTGGAGAAGCTGCCGCACTCGACCGAAACTACGAGAGTTTTCAGGTTGGTGAAATCCATGTAGTCGTCTCAGCGCTGCCAGGCCATGTGAAATACGCATAGGTTGTGTGAGAATATGTCGTTTGTGCATATTGCAAAAAACTTATATAGATTGCAACACTGAATTTCATAAATTTGCTGTGAGGCGAATACTGCTGTGAGTTTTAGTTAATTACCATGCGTATCACGCATGAAGCCATGAAAAACTTTCACTTGAGTAGTTTACCCTATCCTGCGAAAAAGTCACAATGCCACTTGGGGCAGCCTTTATGTCTGGGCCTATTGTTAAAAGTCATCTTAACTCATGTATTTATGCCAGATTGGTGGAGGCAGGCCCTTCAGCACGACTATCCTTCAACCTCGGATGTGTCAATTACTCCGCATCTTAACCAGTCACAGCAACATTCTTGACATAAAACGAAAATATTTTAACGTTTGCGGGTGTAACTTTTGACTATGTTAATCAAGCAGAAAGGAGGACGGGAACTCTAAGATCTGTTGGAAGCCATATTTCACCCAATCCAAAGGAGGTTGTATGTCGGAGAAGATGATGCAAAAGAGCAGATTACTGCTGTTCTCGCTGCTCGGTCTGATCGCCGTAGCGGCTCTCAGCATCTGGGGGTGCGGGGGTACCAGTTATGACAACCCCGCGGAGAAGGCAGTTACGACCAAGACCGCTACAGCACTGATAACCGCGGCCGACCTGAAAGGGTGGATCGACGCCGGTCTGGTGAACAAGTCGGGGGGGTATGACCGGGTGGTGATTCTCGATGTCTCCAACAACGACCCCGACACATCCAACAAGTACAACACCGTGGGGCACATCCCCGGCGCACAGCTGATCTCCACCGGGTCCGCAGCCTTTATGGACAATACCCGTGCCGAGGGTCCCTTCAACGTCACCGGGAGCATGGTCGTGACCGGCGCAGCGATGGATACCCTGATCCAGAATGCCGGCATCGATGGCAACACCACCGTCGTCTTCACCAACAACGCGACCAACACGGTCAACGTGGCCCGCGCCTATACGACGTTCCGCTACTGGGGCTTTGCCAAAAACCGGCTCAAGGTCCTCCAGGGGGGAAATGCGGGATGGGTTGCGGCCGGCTACCAGCTGACCAAGGCCGTCCCCACCGTCGCCAAGTCGAGCTTCGGCGTGGCACAAAACGGCACCACCAGGGTCAACACCGACATGCGCGTATCCCTGCCGGAGATGATCGGCTACGTGCAGGGCATAGTTGCGGGGAACGCCGCCAAGGTGACCCTGGTCGACACGGTGCGTGGCGCTACGAACCCGTTGGCCACCATCTCCTCTACCACGGACCTCCTTGTGAGCGGTAACGCCTACACGCCGTTTGATGGCGCCATCAAGGGGTCGTACTCCTACGGCGCTCCGGCGATGGTCGCGCCGGCCGGTACCCTCAACTTCAAGGATGCCGCCACCATAAAAGCGGACCTCGCAGCGGCACTGGGTACCGACGGCGTGGCGACCCTTGGCGCGGCAGGGCGCGATGCCACCAGGACCTTCATCTCCTTCTGCCGGGCCGGCAACTACGCATCGGTGGGCTTCTTCGTCCTCGACGGCATCGCCTATTACAACGATCCCACCGTGGACGTGAAATGGTATGACGGCTCTTATGGCCAATGGAACCTCCTGGCGTCATCGGACCGCACCGCGGTCAACACGGCGGGCGCCACCGTGGCGGCAGGCGGCAAGCTTGCGGTCGGCTCGATCTGGGACACCACCTCGTTGATGGACAACCTGACCTGGAACGTGAGCCGTTTCCACACCGGCACGACCCAGCGCATCATCGTCGATTACGGCGCACGGGTGTACGCGGTCGAGCCGAGCTTCGCGGAAGGGAACCAGATCGAGACTGCCGACCGGGCCTATCGAAGCACCGTGAGCGCCCCGTCGTCGGGGGGCTCAAGCAGCGGCGGTGGCGGCTGCTAGTGGAAGGGTGGTCTGCGCCCCTGCGGGGGCTGACTTACAACGAAAAGGAGTGATCTATGCTGAAAATGCCTAAGATATCGACCGTCGCCGGGACGATGCTGGGGATAGCCCTCATGGCCGGCACTGCCTTCGCCGGACCCAAAATGACCTTCGGCCCAAACGACGAGGGGGCGCTGCAGCTGGACTACAAGGGCCAGTTCCAGATGACCTTCCGTGACCTCGGCTCGGGCGACAACAACGAAGACACCACGATGAACTTCAACTTCCGCCGCAACCGCCTGGCCCTCATGGGCAAGTACGGCGACATGATGTCGATCTACGTCCAGACCGAGTACACCGACGACCAGAACCTGACCCCGCTGGACGTTTCACCGACCAACCGCGGCTCGGAGTTCCAGCTCCTGGACGCAGTGGTCCGCTTCAAGATCGACAACGCCTTCCGGGTGAACGTCGGCAAGTTCAAGTACAACCTCTCCCGTGAAAACCTGGAAGCCTGCGAGATGCCACTGACACTGGACCGCTCGCTTTTCATCCGCGCCCCCTTCACCACCACGCGGGACACCGGCGTCGCGGTATGGGGCAACCTGTTCAACGACATGTTCCAGTACCGCCTCGACGCCATGGAAGGGCGCAAGGCGGTCTCGGGAGACACCGCGCCTGCCTCCAAGTTCCGCTACTCGGCGCGCGCTCACGTGACCCTGCTCGACCCGGAAAACGACTACGGCTACAAGGGGACCTACCTGGGCAAGAAGAAGGTCGCCACCTTCGGTGCCGCGTACCAGTTCGAGCCCGACGTCGCCTATGGCAACACCGTCCTGAAGAGCGACAAGAAGGACTACAAGGCCTGGACCTTCGACGCCTTCGTCGAGTACCCGGTCGAGGCGCTGGGCACCTTCACCGTTTCGGGCGCCTACGAGAAGATCGACCTGGACGATGCCTACCTGGGTGACAACCCGGATGTCGACGTGACCGGCATCAACGGCGAGAAAAACGGCTACTACCTGAAAGCGGGATACATGCTCCCGAACCTGCCGCTGCAGCTCTTCGTCAGGCACGAGAACTGGAAGTTCGCCAACCTGAACGGGATCTACGACCAGCGCATCTTCTGGACCGGCGGCGGCGTGAACTACTACCTGCGCGACCAGAACCTGAAGCTCACCTTCGAGGCCAACTCGACCGGCTTCCGCCGCGGCAGCGGCACGCAGGCAGACAGGACCGAGGACTTCATGACCTACGTGACCCAGCTGCAGGTGATTTTCTAGCACCGACCAAGGAGGATCCACATGATACGCAAAACGATCAAGATGCTGGCGGCGGCAGTGATGGTGGTGAGCCTCGCGGCTGCGGCCTATGCCGCCGGTCCCGCCAAGGGGAAGGTAACCAAGGTTGAGGGGGAGCAGGTAACCGTGACGCTGGAGGCGGCTCCGCCGGCGTACATCAAGAAAGGGGCCATGGTGACCGCTTTGGGGGGCTCCCCCAAGGTACTCGCCGTGCAAGGCAACGAGGTGACGCTGAAGTTCGGCAAGGCCAAGGCGGAAAAGATCAAGGTCGACTCCGCGATTTCCCTCTCCGAGTGCGAGGGGGATGAACTGCAGGGCTGTTG
Encoded here:
- the extI gene encoding selenite/tellurite reduction operon porin ExtI gives rise to the protein MLKMPKISTVAGTMLGIALMAGTAFAGPKMTFGPNDEGALQLDYKGQFQMTFRDLGSGDNNEDTTMNFNFRRNRLALMGKYGDMMSIYVQTEYTDDQNLTPLDVSPTNRGSEFQLLDAVVRFKIDNAFRVNVGKFKYNLSRENLEACEMPLTLDRSLFIRAPFTTTRDTGVAVWGNLFNDMFQYRLDAMEGRKAVSGDTAPASKFRYSARAHVTLLDPENDYGYKGTYLGKKKVATFGAAYQFEPDVAYGNTVLKSDKKDYKAWTFDAFVEYPVEALGTFTVSGAYEKIDLDDAYLGDNPDVDVTGINGEKNGYYLKAGYMLPNLPLQLFVRHENWKFANLNGIYDQRIFWTGGGVNYYLRDQNLKLTFEANSTGFRRGSGTQADRTEDFMTYVTQLQVIF
- a CDS encoding LysR family transcriptional regulator, which translates into the protein MDFTNLKTLVVSVECGSFSKAAEILCVTQSAVSRRIKILEDHYGQLLLDRSGLALKPTDAGHLLVEKARQVLKMEQEFLHDLQMLARKRKISFCCTAPFGISYLPDIFTRFMSRNSETSQLSFVFDMPEGALKGLKEKLYDLVLIEFCEDLNLDEFAAYPLPDDEMVFVSRPGFGIEAKVVDVETMLGQRLYCKKSGCCARRFLEKSMQGIGRDAVEFRNTVYFDDIPFIIKAVQAGEGVTFISRSVVAAHLADGSLVSHRVEGFAPARPRRLVMEKNRSLDPTLSDLIEGIFHRFSLTPPQELAPR
- the extH gene encoding selenite/tellurite reduction operon rhodanese-like protein ExtH, encoding MSEKMMQKSRLLLFSLLGLIAVAALSIWGCGGTSYDNPAEKAVTTKTATALITAADLKGWIDAGLVNKSGGYDRVVILDVSNNDPDTSNKYNTVGHIPGAQLISTGSAAFMDNTRAEGPFNVTGSMVVTGAAMDTLIQNAGIDGNTTVVFTNNATNTVNVARAYTTFRYWGFAKNRLKVLQGGNAGWVAAGYQLTKAVPTVAKSSFGVAQNGTTRVNTDMRVSLPEMIGYVQGIVAGNAAKVTLVDTVRGATNPLATISSTTDLLVSGNAYTPFDGAIKGSYSYGAPAMVAPAGTLNFKDAATIKADLAAALGTDGVATLGAAGRDATRTFISFCRAGNYASVGFFVLDGIAYYNDPTVDVKWYDGSYGQWNLLASSDRTAVNTAGATVAAGGKLAVGSIWDTTSLMDNLTWNVSRFHTGTTQRIIVDYGARVYAVEPSFAEGNQIETADRAYRSTVSAPSSGGSSSGGGGC
- the extJ gene encoding selenite/tellurite reduction operon protein ExtJ, coding for MIRKTIKMLAAAVMVVSLAAAAYAAGPAKGKVTKVEGEQVTVTLEAAPPAYIKKGAMVTALGGSPKVLAVQGNEVTLKFGKAKAEKIKVDSAISLSECEGDELQGC